One segment of Acidianus sp. HS-5 DNA contains the following:
- a CDS encoding mechanosensitive ion channel family protein, translated as MSRFSERQLIGLIITVIVSAISIGSAVFVLANIFHIIPPNYLLYFYAVIWFVGAVLVSYLISEVVKHRLGNFIGASNATSVSFVTRLLGYIIAFIGFFILVHVSLGAALAAGGFAGLVLGLASQTVLSNIFGGIMLLFSRPYNVGDRITVSTWQYGLDIPTYPPKFFSNDFLIPGYTGVVTDISLLYTTIYTDDKVPVKIPNSIMVQAAIFVHNSEEMRKIRSKYEVSKDLDPETVIRELKPRVEKINGVLDVDIKVLETTFTTYILGIDTVAKSVFEEPIRDQVLRVTMKTVKELQTTNGQKQIAKS; from the coding sequence ATGAGCCGTTTTAGTGAAAGACAATTAATAGGATTAATAATAACAGTTATAGTTTCAGCCATATCCATAGGTTCTGCTGTATTTGTGTTAGCAAACATCTTCCATATAATCCCTCCAAATTATTTGCTTTACTTTTATGCCGTAATATGGTTTGTAGGAGCTGTTCTAGTATCATATTTAATATCTGAAGTAGTTAAACATAGACTAGGAAATTTCATTGGTGCAAGTAATGCGACTAGTGTGTCTTTCGTAACTAGATTATTAGGGTATATTATAGCGTTCATAGGGTTCTTCATTTTAGTCCATGTAAGTTTGGGCGCAGCACTAGCTGCTGGCGGATTTGCCGGATTGGTTTTAGGTCTTGCTTCTCAAACTGTACTATCAAATATATTTGGAGGAATAATGTTACTCTTCTCAAGACCCTATAATGTAGGAGATAGAATAACAGTCTCGACTTGGCAATACGGATTAGATATACCGACTTATCCTCCAAAGTTCTTTTCCAATGATTTCCTTATTCCAGGATACACTGGTGTAGTAACTGACATATCGTTACTTTATACTACAATTTATACTGATGATAAAGTGCCCGTAAAGATTCCTAACAGCATAATGGTACAAGCAGCGATATTTGTTCATAATTCCGAAGAAATGAGGAAAATAAGGTCTAAGTATGAAGTATCAAAAGATCTTGATCCAGAGACTGTAATTAGAGAACTAAAGCCTAGAGTAGAAAAGATTAATGGCGTGTTGGACGTTGATATAAAAGTGCTAGAAACTACTTTTACTACCTATATCCTAGGAATAGACACTGTGGCTAAATCAGTATTTGAAGAACCTATTAGAGATCAAGTACTTAGAGTTACTATGAAGACTGTTAAAGAGCTGCAAACTACTAACGGGCAAAAACAGATAGCTAAAAGTTAA
- a CDS encoding DUF402 domain-containing protein, whose translation MKVRIRGIYTTALTYLLSKNFEIVQQSPQIAERFMQYTKREPADITFKDSEDKGSLIVMGNITEDYLKELFPYSIVWKSPVNLYSFIEIQNCKYQNYDVEPCLEKGIVIKPPIDDKIILSMPKAVSKFAMLWRGEGRTFFSEHVNPEDKRRLLNISIKYNKKGYNIKWRSNSQFENNDALEKDLENLMFRYENEDFYNQGCYFFLIILSLEDKLNLDRIRSNIIQTINFHHMLKMSRSKEVDIAENNKATPRQILDSMIKDTMEIEHIKINRKRIFLKPGKVIKKNVSDDGYCLLLKREISGNGYYDGLGIRKEDGDYDVMEIDSRKWHEIHNYYRKDGILKGKYINISTPPELMDGRIRYIDLDVDVVIKNGEKFVIDEEKLEENKKYLSYDMLDRIKKEINYIMSVY comes from the coding sequence ATGAAAGTTAGAATAAGAGGAATCTATACCACAGCTCTAACATACTTACTATCTAAGAACTTTGAGATTGTACAACAGAGCCCTCAAATTGCTGAAAGATTTATGCAGTATACTAAAAGAGAACCCGCAGATATAACATTTAAGGATAGCGAAGATAAAGGCTCGTTAATAGTGATGGGAAATATAACTGAAGATTACTTGAAAGAACTTTTTCCATATTCTATAGTGTGGAAATCTCCTGTTAATCTTTATTCTTTCATTGAAATACAAAACTGTAAATATCAAAATTACGATGTAGAACCTTGTTTAGAGAAAGGCATTGTAATTAAGCCTCCAATAGATGATAAGATAATACTGTCTATGCCTAAGGCTGTAAGTAAATTCGCTATGTTATGGAGGGGAGAAGGAAGAACGTTTTTTTCTGAACATGTAAATCCAGAAGATAAAAGGAGATTATTAAACATAAGCATAAAATATAATAAAAAAGGCTATAATATAAAATGGAGAAGTAATTCTCAATTTGAAAACAATGATGCTCTTGAAAAAGATTTGGAAAATTTAATGTTCAGATATGAAAATGAAGATTTTTATAATCAAGGATGTTACTTTTTCCTTATAATTCTATCTCTAGAGGATAAGTTAAACTTAGACAGAATAAGAAGTAACATTATACAGACAATTAATTTTCATCACATGCTTAAGATGTCAAGATCAAAAGAAGTGGATATTGCAGAAAATAACAAAGCTACTCCAAGACAAATTTTAGATTCAATGATTAAGGACACTATGGAAATAGAACATATAAAAATCAATAGAAAGAGAATATTCTTAAAACCAGGAAAAGTGATTAAGAAAAATGTTTCAGATGATGGATATTGCTTATTACTTAAAAGGGAAATTTCCGGGAACGGTTATTATGACGGCTTAGGAATTAGGAAGGAAGACGGAGATTATGATGTAATGGAAATAGATTCGCGTAAATGGCATGAGATTCATAATTACTACAGAAAAGACGGTATATTAAAGGGAAAATACATAAATATATCGACTCCGCCTGAACTTATGGATGGAAGAATTAGGTATATCGACCTTGATGTAGATGTAGTAATTAAAAATGGAGAAAAATTTGTAATAGATGAGGAAAAACTAGAGGAAAATAAAAAATACTTATCTTATGACATGCTAGATAGAATAAAGAAGGAAATAAATTATATTATGTCTGTTTATTAG
- a CDS encoding transcriptional regulator — protein sequence MKWQTECEKAYSLIVPYLRTILIKKLIDRGVPIRRASKIVGLSITSYEKHIKDDKVKKILMNEDINDMLDALASRLYSGERIEPTTFCLVCSTARKIFDLSPCIF from the coding sequence ATGAAATGGCAAACAGAATGTGAAAAAGCTTATTCCCTTATCGTTCCTTATTTGAGAACAATACTCATTAAAAAACTAATAGATCGAGGGGTTCCAATAAGAAGAGCATCTAAAATCGTAGGCTTATCTATAACATCTTATGAAAAGCATATAAAAGATGATAAGGTAAAGAAAATTCTAATGAATGAAGATATAAATGATATGTTAGATGCTCTTGCTAGCAGGCTTTACTCTGGAGAAAGAATAGAACCAACTACCTTTTGTCTTGTGTGTTCTACTGCTAGGAAAATATTTGACCTATCCCCTTGTATTTTCTAA
- a CDS encoding aconitate hydratase, with product MDLKNLPYSLRILAINISKHIDGEKIAQDDLDSIINWKTGKEISFMPTRVIMQDYTGVPLLVDLAEMRSELSRRGLNPGKVNPVIQSDLVIDHSIQVDYYGTSYALSLNMKKEFERNEERYKFLKWAQKSFRNLRIIPPGKGIIHQINLEYLSKVINDNNEPEIVIGTDSHTTMIGGLGILGWGVGGLEAEAVMLGEPYHAVVPEVIGVRLEGEIKEGVTPTDVVLYITELLRKKGVVGKYVEFFGNSLSRLSVQDRATISNMAPEYGATVGYFPIDEQTIKYLNLTGRDGDRVKKIAIELGIYFNSKEDIKYSDVVEVNLNDIEPSIAGPRNPDERISFGSLKIEKRNKGKVIQDGDVVVAAITSCTNTSNPTVMLGAGILAKKAVELGLRSKSYVKTSLAPGSPVVVKYLKDSGLLPYLEALGFHVVGFGCTTCIGNAGPLIKEVEDDIKAYGIDAYAVISGNRNFEGRISPLLKGTFLASPIMVVAFAIAGRIDMNYEEPIAFDPNGKPVYLKDIWPTLDEISSYMNLAMNPEYYLSQYSTIFQGDENWENLKVTPSPVYDWPESTYIVEPPWFKEKNQSLEIKNARILLLLGDKITTDHISPAGPISSNNEAGKYLLSLGVKELNTFGARRGNHEVMIRGGFSNPKLKNYLTNKEGGYTVHFPDGKEGTVYEIAMQYKKEGVPLIVVAGKQYGSGSSRDWAAKVTALLGIKAVLAESFERIHRSNLVAMGVLPIEIEDWKKLGIKGNELVSIELKELKPEGKVKISLGGENKIEILGTLKVNTKSEIEYLKSGGILNYVLEKMIKDES from the coding sequence ATGGATCTAAAAAATCTTCCTTACTCATTAAGAATTTTAGCAATAAATATTTCTAAACATATAGACGGAGAAAAAATAGCCCAGGACGACTTAGATTCAATAATAAATTGGAAGACTGGAAAGGAAATTTCCTTCATGCCGACTAGAGTTATAATGCAAGATTACACTGGAGTTCCCTTATTGGTAGATCTTGCTGAAATGAGGTCAGAATTATCTAGAAGAGGACTAAATCCAGGTAAAGTAAATCCAGTAATCCAAAGCGATTTAGTTATAGATCACTCAATTCAAGTAGACTATTATGGTACGTCTTACGCTTTAAGTCTTAATATGAAGAAGGAATTTGAAAGAAATGAGGAAAGATATAAATTCCTAAAATGGGCTCAAAAATCTTTTAGGAATCTCAGAATTATCCCACCAGGTAAGGGAATAATACATCAAATAAACCTTGAGTACTTAAGCAAAGTAATTAATGACAATAATGAGCCCGAAATTGTAATAGGAACCGACTCTCACACTACAATGATAGGTGGTTTAGGTATCTTAGGCTGGGGCGTTGGTGGATTAGAAGCAGAGGCAGTAATGCTGGGAGAACCTTACCATGCTGTTGTCCCAGAAGTTATAGGAGTAAGGCTTGAAGGAGAAATAAAAGAAGGAGTAACACCTACTGATGTAGTTTTGTACATTACAGAATTGCTGAGGAAAAAAGGAGTTGTAGGAAAATACGTAGAATTCTTTGGTAACTCCTTATCACGGCTTTCAGTTCAAGATAGAGCTACAATATCAAACATGGCTCCAGAGTACGGGGCTACAGTAGGGTACTTCCCTATAGATGAACAGACTATAAAATATCTTAATTTAACTGGTCGTGACGGAGATAGAGTAAAGAAAATTGCTATAGAGCTGGGAATTTACTTCAACAGCAAAGAAGATATTAAATACTCTGATGTTGTGGAAGTAAATCTAAACGATATAGAACCTTCAATTGCTGGACCAAGAAACCCTGATGAGAGAATAAGTTTCGGTTCATTAAAGATTGAAAAGAGAAATAAAGGGAAAGTTATACAAGACGGCGATGTAGTAGTAGCTGCAATAACTAGTTGTACAAACACTTCAAATCCTACAGTAATGTTAGGTGCAGGAATACTAGCTAAGAAGGCTGTAGAGTTAGGATTAAGGAGTAAATCTTACGTGAAAACTAGTTTAGCTCCGGGCTCGCCAGTAGTTGTAAAATACTTAAAAGACTCGGGATTACTACCTTATCTGGAAGCTCTTGGATTTCACGTAGTAGGCTTTGGGTGCACAACATGCATAGGCAATGCAGGACCTCTAATTAAGGAAGTTGAGGACGACATAAAGGCTTATGGCATTGATGCCTATGCGGTAATAAGCGGAAACAGGAATTTTGAAGGAAGGATAAGTCCATTACTTAAGGGAACCTTCTTGGCTTCACCTATTATGGTAGTAGCCTTTGCCATAGCAGGCAGAATTGATATGAATTATGAAGAACCTATTGCTTTTGATCCTAATGGTAAACCAGTATATTTAAAAGATATATGGCCTACGCTTGATGAAATAAGTTCTTACATGAATTTAGCAATGAATCCTGAATATTATTTATCACAATACTCTACAATCTTTCAAGGAGATGAAAACTGGGAGAATTTGAAAGTAACTCCTTCTCCAGTATATGACTGGCCAGAATCTACATATATTGTTGAGCCTCCTTGGTTTAAAGAGAAGAACCAGAGCTTGGAAATTAAAAATGCTAGGATACTCTTACTTTTAGGAGATAAAATAACCACTGATCACATATCTCCTGCCGGACCTATATCTTCAAATAACGAAGCAGGCAAGTATCTTTTGTCACTAGGAGTAAAGGAGTTGAATACTTTCGGAGCTAGAAGAGGCAACCATGAAGTAATGATTAGAGGCGGATTTTCAAATCCTAAACTTAAAAATTACTTAACAAATAAGGAAGGAGGATATACTGTACACTTTCCAGATGGAAAAGAAGGTACTGTATATGAAATTGCAATGCAGTACAAGAAAGAAGGAGTACCTCTTATAGTAGTTGCAGGAAAACAGTATGGGAGTGGTAGTTCTAGGGATTGGGCTGCTAAGGTTACTGCGTTACTTGGGATTAAAGCCGTATTAGCAGAGAGTTTTGAAAGAATACATAGAAGTAATCTAGTTGCTATGGGTGTTTTACCAATAGAGATTGAGGATTGGAAGAAACTTGGAATAAAAGGAAACGAATTAGTTTCTATAGAATTAAAGGAATTAAAACCAGAAGGTAAAGTTAAGATATCATTAGGAGGAGAAAATAAAATAGAGATCTTAGGAACATTAAAAGTAAATACAAAAAGTGAAATTGAATACTTAAAATCTGGAGGAATATTGAATTATGTCCTAGAAAAGATGATAAAAGATGAAAGTTAG
- a CDS encoding FAD-dependent oxidoreductase translates to MAKILSKCKVGNKLIVKFDEKIQFNPGNTIDVIIDNDRRTFSIASTPWESFIMIATKIRNSPFKQKLLILKEGDEVKIEGPYQDEFVIKDSPKHVFITKGIGITPVRSMVLYLLKNSQDAAIYYQPDDDGVILFKEDLNSAMKIEQLDNKIFKENQDAMFYISGEPEFTKEATKIAVDNGIKPGKILVEPFSGY, encoded by the coding sequence ATGGCAAAGATTCTAAGTAAATGCAAGGTAGGGAACAAATTAATTGTAAAATTTGATGAGAAAATTCAGTTTAATCCAGGAAACACGATAGACGTAATTATAGATAACGATAGACGTACATTTTCAATAGCCAGCACACCATGGGAAAGTTTCATAATGATTGCCACAAAAATTAGAAACTCTCCATTTAAGCAGAAACTTTTAATATTGAAAGAGGGAGATGAAGTAAAAATTGAAGGCCCCTATCAAGACGAATTTGTTATAAAAGATTCTCCTAAGCATGTATTTATAACTAAAGGAATTGGAATAACTCCAGTAAGATCAATGGTATTGTATTTACTTAAAAATTCTCAGGATGCGGCAATATATTATCAACCGGACGATGATGGCGTAATTCTATTCAAAGAAGATCTTAACAGTGCTATGAAAATAGAGCAGCTAGATAATAAAATATTCAAAGAAAATCAAGATGCTATGTTTTATATAAGTGGTGAGCCTGAATTTACTAAGGAAGCTACAAAAATTGCAGTAGATAATGGAATAAAACCTGGTAAAATACTTGTGGAACCGTTTAGCGGATACTAA
- a CDS encoding AbrB/MazE/SpoVT family DNA-binding domain-containing protein, with amino-acid sequence MATEDIVKVSRNYQVTIPARIRQKFQVKEGDLVRVVFDEKENTVKIIPANKQT; translated from the coding sequence TTGGCAACAGAAGATATAGTAAAAGTTAGCAGAAATTATCAAGTAACTATTCCTGCGAGAATTAGGCAAAAATTCCAAGTAAAGGAAGGAGATTTAGTAAGAGTTGTTTTCGATGAAAAAGAGAATACTGTGAAAATAATACCAGCTAATAAACAGACATAA
- a CDS encoding MarR family transcriptional regulator, producing the protein MAERIKFPDGREVDIHEVMAFLYGLSKSDVEVLHVIMSKKGKISTDELAETLKVTKASISKSINNLIYKGLILRDKIDEDKKKGRPGYVYWVDNEYLYKKIAEDLEALVGKVKENLKEHLPVIAEA; encoded by the coding sequence ATGGCAGAAAGAATAAAATTCCCTGACGGAAGAGAAGTCGACATACACGAGGTAATGGCATTCCTATACGGCCTATCTAAAAGTGACGTAGAAGTCTTACATGTAATAATGTCCAAAAAAGGTAAGATCTCAACAGATGAGCTAGCTGAAACGTTAAAAGTTACTAAAGCATCAATTAGTAAATCTATAAATAACTTAATATATAAAGGATTAATACTAAGAGATAAAATTGATGAAGACAAAAAGAAGGGAAGACCGGGCTACGTATATTGGGTAGATAATGAATACTTATATAAGAAAATTGCAGAAGATCTAGAGGCATTAGTGGGTAAGGTTAAAGAAAACCTAAAAGAGCATTTACCAGTAATAGCTGAAGCGTAA
- a CDS encoding metallophosphoesterase, translated as MTLSESEINDILKLLSEAHDFFVTNPLLLELPDKDTVAFIGDTHGALDVTEEVFRELYDKVDLLIFLGDYVDRGPQGIENLMLILRKMLENPKKVIMLRGNHESPLTNEFYGFKGEVMEKMGDYYEDFANMFSVMPYAATIDGYFCVHGGIARNLEDIKQINSLKRPDVNPDDEIAFEMLWNDPREELEGFIPNVRGEGTYFYGRDVTLKFLERNNLKGIIRGHEAVDAFRFEMDNKVITVFSSRYHGLGAGALLFNKGSFCKVLL; from the coding sequence ATGACGTTGAGTGAAAGTGAAATAAATGATATATTAAAATTACTTAGCGAAGCTCATGATTTTTTCGTGACTAATCCTCTTCTGCTTGAATTACCAGATAAAGATACCGTAGCGTTTATAGGAGATACTCACGGAGCTTTAGATGTTACAGAAGAAGTTTTTAGAGAATTATACGATAAAGTAGACCTGCTCATATTTTTAGGTGACTATGTAGATAGAGGACCTCAAGGAATAGAGAATTTGATGTTAATTCTAAGGAAAATGTTAGAAAATCCAAAAAAGGTAATAATGCTTAGGGGTAACCATGAAAGTCCCTTAACTAACGAATTTTATGGTTTTAAAGGAGAAGTAATGGAAAAAATGGGAGATTATTATGAGGATTTTGCTAATATGTTCTCAGTTATGCCATACGCTGCAACCATAGATGGTTATTTCTGTGTCCATGGCGGTATAGCAAGGAATTTAGAAGATATAAAACAGATAAACAGTTTAAAAAGACCTGATGTTAATCCTGATGATGAAATAGCTTTTGAAATGCTTTGGAACGATCCTAGAGAGGAATTAGAAGGCTTTATTCCTAATGTTAGAGGAGAAGGCACTTACTTTTACGGAAGAGATGTTACCTTAAAATTCCTAGAGAGAAATAACTTAAAAGGAATAATAAGAGGTCATGAAGCCGTTGACGCATTTAGGTTTGAGATGGATAATAAAGTGATTACAGTATTTTCTAGCAGATATCATGGTTTAGGTGCAGGAGCCCTACTATTTAATAAGGGAAGTTTTTGTAAAGTATTACTGTAG
- a CDS encoding single- stranded DNA-binding family protein → MSEAQRDIERAEEYVETTPRTSILGENKFELSTGLIIAARYADKLRRVALVSLSKIVPREIIIRDVSEFNKNLYDKMVNQMKIDKLDVIKLIVSVRYDKSQNKLIFEDTKIIKYYTEDECKKQYESIIQENEMLKKEISDIRKKLSDLLGSVQ, encoded by the coding sequence ATGTCAGAAGCTCAAAGAGATATTGAAAGAGCTGAGGAATACGTAGAAACAACACCTAGAACTTCTATCTTAGGTGAAAATAAATTCGAATTATCTACAGGGTTAATAATTGCCGCAAGATACGCAGATAAACTAAGAAGGGTTGCCTTAGTATCGTTAAGTAAGATAGTTCCTAGGGAAATTATAATAAGAGATGTGTCAGAATTTAATAAGAACTTATATGATAAAATGGTAAATCAAATGAAAATTGATAAATTAGATGTAATAAAGTTGATTGTATCAGTTAGATATGATAAATCTCAAAATAAATTGATTTTCGAAGACACAAAAATTATAAAGTATTATACTGAAGACGAGTGCAAGAAGCAGTATGAATCTATAATTCAAGAGAATGAAATGCTAAAAAAGGAAATAAGCGACATAAGGAAAAAATTATCTGACTTACTTGGCTCAGTTCAATAA
- a CDS encoding VWA domain-containing protein gives MTLSLRVDVSHRCSFTNEVRMMFKILLVPEKISTATGFHYIILLDTSGSMEGLKIEKAKNGAMDLLKKIPQGNKVTFIKFASTVNVIKEYSDPLDLTAEIQDITAGGQTSLFTALLTAFKIATKYNMPAYILLLTDGNPTDVTDTRTYEKMNIPQNVQMISFGIGDDYNEELLKILSDRTGSTFYHIEEASEIIEKLPKAAKTKIAGKNIVVNIVSESSVKLLNYSSLPVKINAAEGVIKILGETIIPPNYSGNFMTVRVNYEDPAKNSQDALMSIVSLKPAQDQQTFISSINKDVIMEYEYYSTLQKYSEDVNAGNLIEATRTLKKMEELAQETRRLELIETTKRLSTDLETTKRIGSTEQTKRLSKEVSSEVTRKLRGE, from the coding sequence ATGACACTATCTTTGAGAGTAGATGTAAGTCATAGATGTTCCTTTACAAATGAAGTAAGAATGATGTTCAAAATACTTTTAGTTCCTGAAAAGATATCCACTGCTACAGGATTTCATTATATAATATTGCTTGATACTAGCGGATCTATGGAAGGGTTAAAGATAGAGAAAGCTAAGAACGGTGCAATGGACTTATTAAAAAAGATCCCTCAAGGTAACAAAGTTACATTTATAAAATTTGCAAGTACCGTGAATGTTATAAAGGAATATTCTGATCCATTAGACTTAACTGCTGAAATTCAAGACATTACGGCTGGTGGGCAGACGTCATTATTTACTGCATTATTAACAGCTTTCAAAATAGCTACTAAGTACAATATGCCAGCTTACATTCTTTTACTTACTGATGGTAATCCGACAGATGTCACAGATACAAGGACTTATGAGAAAATGAACATTCCTCAGAATGTTCAGATGATTTCCTTTGGAATAGGTGATGATTATAATGAAGAACTTTTAAAAATCTTGAGCGATAGAACGGGTTCGACATTCTATCATATAGAAGAAGCTTCTGAAATTATTGAAAAACTACCTAAGGCAGCAAAAACTAAAATAGCCGGTAAAAATATAGTAGTTAATATAGTATCAGAGTCTTCTGTCAAATTATTAAATTATTCTTCATTACCTGTTAAGATAAACGCAGCGGAAGGTGTAATCAAAATATTAGGAGAGACTATAATACCTCCAAACTATTCTGGAAATTTTATGACAGTTAGGGTTAATTATGAAGATCCCGCTAAAAATTCACAAGACGCTTTAATGAGTATCGTATCATTAAAGCCTGCTCAAGATCAGCAAACTTTCATTTCTAGTATAAACAAGGATGTTATAATGGAATATGAATATTATTCTACGTTACAGAAGTATTCAGAGGACGTTAATGCAGGTAATTTAATAGAAGCTACTAGGACATTAAAGAAGATGGAAGAATTGGCACAGGAAACTAGAAGACTCGAGCTTATTGAGACTACAAAGAGGTTATCTACAGATCTTGAAACTACTAAAAGAATAGGTTCTACTGAGCAGACCAAAAGACTTTCTAAAGAGGTCTCAAGTGAGGTTACTAGAAAGTTGAGAGGAGAATAA
- a CDS encoding FHA domain-containing protein: MTWKCPVCGYENSDDALFCIQCGTKKPENIQPETQQTTPEGQPTQNVETLPTQQSSVEQPTTQNMENSPSQQSPVDQSIPQPTTLEQQTSDTTTQAAQEQSQVTQPVSQPDQGMQQVLQTQPTTGKYYIIFIATPVSALNKSKLPLDFDVFESVSIGRSPENVIVIPDPEISRRHAIISLENGKLYIEDLNSTNGTYMYDGKLFQPVKGKQEIIPGSIIKLGSNTMLKIVIE, from the coding sequence ATGACATGGAAATGTCCAGTTTGTGGATATGAAAATTCTGATGATGCACTTTTTTGTATTCAATGCGGTACAAAGAAACCTGAGAATATTCAACCGGAAACACAACAAACGACGCCAGAAGGACAGCCAACTCAGAATGTAGAGACTTTACCAACTCAGCAATCCTCAGTTGAACAGCCTACAACCCAAAATATGGAAAATTCTCCGTCTCAGCAATCTCCAGTTGACCAATCTATTCCACAGCCAACTACCTTAGAACAACAAACTTCAGATACTACAACTCAAGCTGCCCAAGAGCAGTCTCAGGTCACTCAACCCGTATCGCAACCAGATCAAGGTATGCAACAAGTTTTGCAAACTCAACCTACTACAGGAAAATATTACATAATCTTTATTGCAACTCCTGTATCAGCGTTAAATAAGAGTAAACTGCCTTTAGATTTTGATGTTTTTGAAAGCGTATCGATAGGAAGAAGTCCAGAAAACGTTATCGTAATACCTGATCCAGAAATTTCAAGAAGGCATGCGATAATTTCACTAGAGAATGGTAAATTATATATAGAAGACTTGAATAGTACTAATGGAACTTATATGTACGATGGTAAATTATTCCAGCCAGTGAAGGGTAAACAGGAAATTATTCCGGGTAGTATAATAAAACTTGGTAGTAATACAATGTTAAAAATTGTGATAGAGTAA